One genomic segment of Arachis duranensis cultivar V14167 chromosome 4, aradu.V14167.gnm2.J7QH, whole genome shotgun sequence includes these proteins:
- the LOC107484254 gene encoding uncharacterized protein LOC107484254, with product MALDRLNSPTTFEMPLEVLGHELQFTQDPNSKHLGTKVWDSSLVFAKFLERNCRKGRFSPAKLKGKRVIELGAGYGVSGFGNVTNDF from the exons ATGGCACTTGACAG GTTAAATTCTCCAACCACATTTGAAATGCCACTGGAGGTTTTGGGCCATGAATTGCAGTTTACTCAg gaTCCCAATTCAAAGCACTTAGGAACAAAAGTGTGGGATTCATCACTTGTTTTTGCCAAATTTCTT gaACGGAATTGCAGAAAGGGAAGGTTTTCTCCAGCTAAACTTAAAGGAAAACGTGTAATTGAACTTGGAGCTGGCTATGGTGTTTCTGGTTTTGGTAATGTTACAAATGATTTTTAA